The Glycine max cultivar Williams 82 chromosome 12, Glycine_max_v4.0, whole genome shotgun sequence genome window below encodes:
- the LOC100794623 gene encoding patellin-3, with amino-acid sequence MAEEPQKPASAEEVVAVPAENPPSEAEAENIEAEKAQSGVEDKISQSVSFKEETNVVGDLPEAQKKALDELKKLVQEALNNHELTAPKPEPEKKKPAAEKKEEVEVTEGKKEAEVIEEKKEVEVTEEKKEIEVTEEKKEAEVIEEKKEVEVTEEKKEIEVTEEKKEAEVKEEKKEGEVTEEKKEVEVTEEKKEAEVIVEEKKEVEVTEEKKEVEVTEGKKEVEVIEEKKETEVTEEKKEVEVEVREEKKESEVKEEEKGREVVPEEVEIWGIPLLGDERSDVILLKFLRARDFKVKEALNMIRNTVRWRKEFGIEGLVEEDLGSDWEKVVFKDGYDKEGHPVYYNVFGEFEDKELYSKTFLDEEKRNKFIRWRIQSLEKSVRSLDFSPNGISTIVQVNDLKNSPGLGKRELRQATNQALQLLQDNYPEFVAKQIFINVPWWYLAFSRMISPFFTQRTKSKFVFAGPSKSADTLFRYIAPELVPVQYGGLSREAEQEFTSAYPVTEFTIKPATKHSVEFPVSEKSHLVWEIRVVGWDVSYGAEFVPSAEDGYTVIVHKSRKIAPADETVLTNGFKIGEPGKIVLTIDNQTSKKKKLLYRSKTKPIAE; translated from the exons ATGGCCGAGGAACCCCAAAAACCAGCCTCCGCTGAAGAAGTGGTCGCTGTTCCTGCGGAGAACCCACCATCTGAAGCCGAAGCTGAAAACATCGAAGCAGAGAAGGCCCAGAGTGGTGTAGAAGACAAGATTTCCCAGTCGGTTTCGTTCAAGGAGGAGACCAACGTGGTTGGCGACCTCCCCGAGGCGCAGAAGAAAGCCCTTGATGAGCTCAAGAAGCTTGTTCAAGAAGCGCTCAACAACCATGAGCTAACTGCTCCCAAGCCAGAACCGGAGAAGAAGAAACCAGCAGCAGAGAAGAAGGAGGAAGTTGAAGTGACAGAAGGGAAGAAGGAAGCTGAAGTCATAGAAGAGAAGAAGGAAGTGGAAGTgacggaagagaagaaggaaatTGAAGTAACAGAAGAGAAGAAGGAAGCTGAAGTCATAGAAGAGAAGAAGGAAGTGGAAGTgacggaagagaagaaggaaattgaagtaacagaagagaagaaggaagcagaagtgaaagaagagaagaaggaaggggaagtgacggaagagaagaaggaagtTGAAGTgacggaagagaagaaggaagcGGAAGTGATAGTAGAAGAGAAGAAGGAAGTTGAAGTgacggaagagaagaaggaagtGGAAGTGACcgaaggaaagaaagaagtggaagTGATCGAAGAGAAGAAGGAAACAGAAGtgacagaagaaaagaaagaagtggaagTAGAAGTGagggaagagaagaaggaaagtgaagtgaaagaagaagaaaaaggtcgGGAGGTTGTTCCAGAGGAAGTTGAGATATGGGGAATTCCCCTGCTGGGGGACGAGAGGAGCGATGTGATTCTGCTAAAGTTTCTTAGGGCAAGGGATTTCAAGGTGAAGGAGGCCTTGAACATGATAAGAAACACGGTGCGATGGAGAAAGGAATTTGGAATAGAGGGTCTAGTGGAGGAAGATCTTGGAAGTGATTGGGAGAAGGTGGTGTTCAAGGATGGATACGACAAAGAAGGGCACCCGGTGTACTACAACGTCTTTGGGGAGTTTGAGGACAAGGAGTTGTACAGCAAGACGTTTTTGGACGAGGAAAAGAGGAACAAGTTCATAAGGTGGAGGATTCAGTCGTTGGAGAAGAGCGTTAGAAGCCTTGACTTCTCTCCGAATGGGATATCGACAATAGTTCAGGTGAACGACCTTAAGAACTCTCCCGGACTGGGCAAGAGGGAACTGAGGCAGGCCACCAATCAGGCCCTTCAACTGCTTCAGGACAACTACCCTGAGTTCGTTGCCAAGCAGATATTCATCAATGTCCCCTGGTGGTACCTTGCCTTTTCTAGGATGATCAGTCCCTTCTTCACACAGAGGACCAAGAGTAAATTTGTTTTTGCTGGCCCTTCCAAATCTGCTGATACCCTTTTCAG ATATATAGCTCCGGAGCTGGTCCCGGTTCAATACGGTGGTCTTAGCAGAGAGGCTGAACAGGAATTCACCTCTGCTTACCCTGTTACGGAGTTTACTATTAAACCCGCTACCAAACATTCTGTTGAGTTCCCTGTTTCTGAG AAAAGCCATCTTGTTTGGGAAATCCGAGTGGTGGGTTGGGATGTCAGCTATGGAGCTGAATTTGTGCCCAGCGCTGAGGATGGATACACTGTCATAGTACACAAGAGCAGGAAAATTGCTCCCGCTGATGAGACCGTTCTTACCAACGGTTTCAAAATTGGTGAACCTGGCAAGATTGTACTCACCATAGACAACCAAACATCCAAGAAGAAGAAACTCCTCTACAGGTCCAAGACCAAACCCATTGCAGAGTAA